Proteins from a single region of Gordonia hongkongensis:
- a CDS encoding NAD(P)H-dependent flavin oxidoreductase, with protein sequence MFDLRELSSRVVAAPMAGGPSTPELVVAAGSAGGVGQLAAGYQTPDKVRADIAAVRTAGTEVFGVNIFVPEAEPVNRDDLARYRAELVPYARSLGVTLPEVEDLGEDDDHFDDKIRLVCDERIPLVSFAFGCPAPEVVAELHRHGCSVGVTVTTATDAEIAGRAGADWLCVQGPDAGGHRSVFDRRSTPPTEPLDDLIRAVADRVPLPIVAAGGISTSARADEVRSVGAVAVQVGTVLLRTAEAGTKPAHAAALADPDRTDTVVTWAFSGRPARALRNLFTDRFSDAAVAEYPAVNTLTGGIRRAASNDPDGINLWAGSGYRDAVEELAVETIARLG encoded by the coding sequence ATGTTCGATCTGCGTGAGCTCTCCAGCCGCGTCGTCGCCGCCCCCATGGCCGGTGGTCCGAGCACCCCGGAACTGGTGGTGGCCGCGGGATCGGCCGGCGGTGTCGGCCAGCTCGCCGCCGGGTACCAGACTCCCGACAAGGTGCGCGCCGACATCGCGGCCGTGCGGACGGCCGGCACCGAGGTCTTCGGTGTCAACATCTTCGTTCCCGAGGCGGAGCCGGTGAACCGCGACGACCTCGCCCGCTACCGCGCCGAACTCGTCCCGTATGCGCGAAGTCTGGGCGTGACGCTTCCCGAGGTCGAGGACCTGGGCGAGGACGATGATCACTTCGACGACAAGATCCGGCTGGTGTGCGACGAGCGGATTCCGCTCGTGTCCTTCGCGTTCGGGTGTCCCGCACCCGAGGTCGTCGCCGAATTGCACCGGCACGGGTGCAGTGTCGGGGTCACGGTCACCACGGCCACGGACGCCGAGATCGCCGGTCGAGCAGGGGCCGACTGGCTGTGCGTGCAGGGTCCCGACGCCGGTGGCCATCGGTCGGTCTTCGACCGCCGGAGCACTCCTCCGACAGAGCCGCTCGACGACTTGATCCGCGCGGTCGCCGACCGGGTGCCGCTGCCGATCGTGGCGGCGGGTGGGATCTCCACGTCGGCCCGGGCCGACGAGGTCCGATCAGTGGGAGCTGTTGCGGTGCAGGTGGGTACGGTTCTGTTGCGGACCGCCGAGGCCGGCACCAAACCCGCGCACGCGGCGGCTCTCGCCGATCCGGACCGAACCGATACCGTGGTCACCTGGGCGTTCAGCGGCCGACCGGCACGCGCCCTGCGAAACCTGTTCACCGACAGGTTCTCCGACGCCGCGGTGGCCGAGTACCCGGCCGTCAACACGTTGACCGGCGGCATCCGACGCGCCGCCAGCAACGACCCCGACGGGATCAACCTCTGGGCCGGGAGCGGATACCGCGACGCCGTCGAGGAGTTGGCCGTCGAGACCATCGCCCGGCTCGGGTGA
- a CDS encoding sugar porter family MFS transporter, with protein sequence MTDAERQVAEQHTAKVIGVTVAAAVGGFLFGFDSSVVNGAVDSIEADFGLGKLMTGFAVAIALLGCALGAWFAGRLADVWGRKRVMLLGSALFIINSIGTGFTQTIPDLLLWRVLGGIGIGIASVIAPAYIAEIAPARFRGALGSLQQLAITMGIFAALLSDALLADSAGGASNDFWWGLEAWRWMFLVGVVPAVVYGVLALLIPESPRYLVGRNRDAEAARILQEVTGEENPLERVKEIKLTVKREAKSSIRDIAGPSFGLHPLVWVGIWLAVFQQFVGINAIFYYSTTLWQSVGFSEADSFKTSVITAVINVVMTFVAILFVDRIGRRKLLLGGSVGMFIGLLMACIAFTQQIGEGENITLPDPWGVVALIGANLFVVAFAATWGPVMWVMLGEMFPNRIRGVALGVCTAVNWVANFTISMLFPPMTEAVGLGIIYGFFAFCAAASFFYVLRKVEETKGMELEQMDSVAEARLSQFTAVRAAKDKA encoded by the coding sequence ATGACCGACGCGGAGCGGCAAGTCGCCGAGCAACACACGGCGAAGGTCATCGGTGTCACGGTCGCCGCGGCGGTCGGTGGCTTCCTGTTCGGTTTCGACAGCTCGGTCGTCAACGGCGCCGTCGACTCGATCGAAGCGGACTTCGGCCTCGGCAAGCTGATGACCGGCTTCGCCGTCGCGATCGCGTTGCTCGGCTGTGCGCTCGGCGCATGGTTCGCGGGCCGATTGGCCGACGTGTGGGGCCGCAAGCGCGTGATGCTGCTCGGCTCCGCGCTTTTCATCATCAACTCGATCGGCACCGGTTTCACACAGACCATCCCGGACCTGCTCTTGTGGCGTGTGCTCGGCGGTATCGGCATCGGTATCGCATCGGTGATCGCTCCCGCATACATCGCCGAGATCGCTCCGGCCCGCTTCCGCGGCGCCCTGGGGTCTCTGCAGCAGTTGGCGATCACGATGGGCATCTTCGCGGCGTTGCTGTCCGACGCTCTCCTCGCGGACAGCGCGGGCGGCGCGTCGAACGACTTCTGGTGGGGCCTCGAGGCGTGGCGGTGGATGTTCCTCGTCGGTGTCGTGCCCGCCGTCGTCTACGGTGTGCTGGCGCTGCTGATCCCGGAGTCGCCGCGATACCTGGTGGGCCGCAACCGTGATGCCGAGGCGGCCCGGATCCTGCAGGAGGTGACGGGCGAGGAGAACCCCCTCGAGCGGGTCAAAGAGATCAAGCTGACGGTCAAGCGCGAGGCGAAGTCGTCGATCAGGGACATCGCCGGACCGTCATTCGGGCTGCACCCGCTCGTCTGGGTCGGCATCTGGCTGGCAGTCTTCCAGCAGTTCGTCGGTATCAACGCGATCTTCTACTACTCGACGACGCTGTGGCAGTCCGTCGGCTTCTCCGAGGCCGACTCGTTCAAGACATCGGTGATCACCGCCGTCATCAACGTCGTCATGACCTTCGTGGCGATCCTGTTCGTCGACCGCATCGGGCGGCGGAAACTGCTGCTCGGCGGTTCGGTGGGCATGTTCATCGGCCTGCTCATGGCGTGTATCGCGTTCACCCAGCAGATCGGCGAGGGCGAGAACATCACGCTGCCCGACCCGTGGGGTGTGGTCGCACTGATCGGCGCCAACCTGTTCGTGGTCGCCTTCGCCGCGACGTGGGGCCCGGTGATGTGGGTGATGCTGGGGGAGATGTTCCCCAACCGCATCCGCGGTGTCGCCCTGGGCGTCTGCACGGCCGTGAACTGGGTCGCGAACTTCACCATCTCGATGCTGTTCCCGCCGATGACCGAAGCCGTCGGACTCGGAATCATCTACGGCTTCTTCGCCTTCTGCGCCGCGGCCTCGTTCTTCTACGTCCTCCGGAAGGTCGAGGAGACCAAGGGGATGGAGCTCGAGCAGATGGATTCGGTGGCAGAGGCGCGACTGTCGCAGTTCACTGCGGTCCGTGCGGCGAAGGACAAAGCCTGA
- a CDS encoding beta-ketoacyl synthase N-terminal-like domain-containing protein — MTIQRSTISGLGAVTGYGWGRDALWSGLVSGKSAAALHQGFGFTGGQTTGAEASDDTAEPGWIVRVPDGGQQSDGRTRFSRAMRAAAREAIEDAMARGWTPGSRVGLVHACVLGDLDMYPIVTSGVGQYTGRQYLSVTPSTPVSLLMQEYGFHGPAITVSAMCTSGSAAIVTAKSWLDSDLVDDVVVVATDLSARPEVVAMFVQLGVAITDTDALNACRPFQEGSRGFTFGEAAIAFTMTNRAADGYADVLGGSMSHDAFHVTSIDPELTGVRSCVEQSLTMAGVDGRSIRYLNAHGPGTRQCDRAEATIAEQMVPNAEVFSVKPLAGHCQGAAGAVELAASLLGYERGEIPASPRVAEAIIPQLLDGRTDLVSGLTLKTSLGMGGHNAAVVLAPNA; from the coding sequence ATGACGATTCAACGTTCGACCATCTCCGGCCTGGGAGCCGTCACGGGGTACGGCTGGGGCCGCGACGCACTCTGGAGCGGTCTCGTCTCCGGCAAGTCGGCGGCCGCACTCCATCAGGGTTTCGGATTCACGGGTGGTCAGACGACCGGTGCCGAGGCGTCTGACGACACCGCAGAGCCCGGGTGGATCGTGCGGGTGCCCGACGGTGGGCAGCAGTCCGACGGTCGCACCCGCTTCTCGCGCGCGATGCGTGCCGCAGCGCGTGAGGCGATCGAGGACGCGATGGCGCGCGGCTGGACCCCGGGGTCCCGGGTGGGACTCGTGCACGCCTGCGTGCTGGGCGACCTCGACATGTACCCGATCGTCACCTCCGGCGTCGGCCAGTACACCGGACGGCAGTACCTCTCGGTCACCCCGTCGACGCCGGTGTCTCTGCTGATGCAGGAGTACGGCTTCCACGGACCCGCGATCACGGTGTCGGCCATGTGCACCTCCGGCTCGGCGGCCATCGTCACCGCGAAATCGTGGCTCGACTCCGATCTCGTCGACGACGTCGTCGTGGTGGCGACCGACCTGTCGGCCCGGCCCGAGGTCGTGGCGATGTTCGTACAGCTCGGTGTCGCCATCACCGACACCGATGCGCTCAACGCGTGCCGCCCGTTCCAGGAGGGCAGCCGCGGATTCACCTTCGGCGAGGCGGCGATAGCGTTCACGATGACCAACCGTGCCGCCGACGGTTACGCAGATGTGCTGGGCGGGTCGATGTCCCACGACGCCTTCCACGTCACGTCGATCGATCCGGAACTGACCGGCGTCCGTTCGTGCGTGGAGCAGTCGCTCACGATGGCCGGCGTCGACGGCAGGAGCATCCGCTACCTCAATGCGCACGGGCCGGGGACCCGCCAGTGCGATCGCGCGGAGGCGACCATCGCCGAGCAGATGGTGCCCAACGCCGAGGTGTTCTCGGTGAAACCGCTTGCCGGTCACTGTCAGGGCGCTGCCGGAGCTGTCGAACTCGCGGCGTCATTACTCGGCTACGAGCGGGGCGAGATCCCGGCGAGCCCGCGGGTCGCCGAGGCGATCATCCCGCAATTGCTCGACGGACGAACCGATCTGGTCAGCGGGTTGACCCTCAAGACCTCCCTCGGAATGGGCGGACACAACGCGGCGGTCGTTCTCGCGCCCAATGCGTGA
- a CDS encoding EAL domain-containing protein: MARASDAAVAERYRLLLELSPDAIAVHQDGLIVYVNSAALAFARVDERDAMLGRSIADFVHPDELPQMLDRIIGMGEEAGASTVPEEVVMVDAHGVTRPMEVTSVRTVWQDKPAYQVILRDITAQKAIESALRRQAALLDHVSNAVIAVDNHMTVTSWNPAAEQMYGLRASEAIGQNIDDVVGAHVDPHAAVSLGGTVDQLHRRSDTGRSFLAHTSVTTMDDGFLIVAEPTRRPLIERLGTILAALHQAVIVVREDGDIELANPAAGTMLGSEAVPGARVHELPLDFDGDESPIARCLRTREAVTDATATITTPAGERWLSCSCRPIDDDGAEVVVLVSFADITDRYRERTQLAWEAVHDPLTGLYNRSGIIRELESHMAGLDDGNNACCVAIFYIDLDNFKLVNDSLGHAVGDEVLHTVAQRLAAATPDEASVGRIGGDEFVLVATLGIACSADEIEQQIDKIRGTVYEPIAVSTRTEPLKVEASIGVATVKAGDDYTATDLLRDADIALYQARKASRARYVRFQTQHREELQRRQRIEEELRRVLDTDTDQLEIHYQPIVSTVDGALVGLESLLRWRHPELGSISPTEFIPLAEGSNLIDRVGNYVLETAAAEVAAVAELRRVMLCVNVSRRELTNGQFPDRLRDTITRSGMDPAAFCLEITESALDPLDGDLLTLLRNVRELGTHVSLDDFGTGASSLSEFYRLPVSVLKTAKSFVDALDEHPSATSILAGIVTMAHAAGMRVVAEGVETESQAATVAEVGCDLAQGYHFGRPAPLADVIGSGVRIRANPGVWETG; this comes from the coding sequence ATGGCCCGTGCCAGTGACGCGGCGGTCGCCGAGCGTTACCGCCTGCTTCTCGAACTGAGTCCGGACGCGATCGCGGTCCATCAAGACGGCCTGATCGTCTACGTGAACTCGGCAGCGCTGGCGTTCGCTCGCGTCGACGAACGCGACGCCATGCTCGGACGGTCCATCGCCGACTTCGTCCATCCCGACGAACTGCCACAGATGCTCGATCGGATCATCGGCATGGGGGAGGAGGCCGGCGCGTCGACCGTGCCCGAAGAAGTGGTGATGGTCGACGCGCACGGGGTCACCCGCCCCATGGAGGTGACGTCGGTGCGCACCGTCTGGCAGGACAAGCCTGCGTATCAGGTGATTTTGCGGGACATCACAGCTCAGAAAGCGATCGAATCGGCCCTGCGACGACAGGCGGCGCTCCTCGACCACGTCAGCAACGCGGTGATCGCCGTCGACAACCACATGACGGTCACTTCCTGGAACCCGGCCGCTGAGCAGATGTACGGCCTGCGGGCGTCCGAGGCGATCGGACAAAATATCGACGACGTCGTCGGAGCGCACGTGGACCCGCACGCGGCGGTGTCGTTGGGCGGCACCGTCGATCAGTTGCACCGCCGTTCCGACACCGGGCGATCGTTTCTCGCCCACACCTCGGTGACGACGATGGATGACGGTTTCCTCATCGTCGCCGAACCCACCCGTCGTCCCCTCATCGAGCGGCTGGGGACGATCCTCGCCGCGCTGCACCAGGCGGTCATCGTCGTTCGCGAGGACGGCGACATCGAACTCGCCAACCCGGCCGCGGGGACAATGCTCGGTTCCGAAGCGGTCCCGGGTGCCCGGGTCCACGAACTGCCGCTGGACTTCGACGGCGACGAATCACCGATCGCACGTTGCCTGCGCACCCGTGAGGCGGTCACCGACGCGACCGCGACGATCACCACGCCCGCCGGCGAGCGTTGGCTCTCGTGCAGTTGCCGGCCGATCGACGACGACGGCGCCGAGGTGGTCGTCCTGGTGTCGTTCGCCGACATCACCGACCGTTACCGCGAACGCACCCAGCTGGCGTGGGAAGCCGTACACGATCCGCTGACCGGTCTGTACAACCGCTCGGGGATCATCCGCGAACTCGAGTCGCACATGGCCGGACTCGACGACGGAAACAACGCCTGCTGCGTCGCGATCTTCTACATCGATCTCGACAATTTCAAGCTGGTCAACGATTCGCTCGGCCATGCCGTGGGTGACGAGGTGCTGCACACCGTCGCACAGCGATTGGCGGCGGCAACGCCCGACGAGGCCTCGGTCGGCCGGATTGGTGGGGACGAATTCGTTCTCGTCGCCACCCTGGGGATCGCCTGTTCGGCCGACGAGATCGAGCAGCAGATCGACAAGATCCGGGGGACGGTGTACGAGCCGATCGCGGTGAGCACCCGCACCGAACCGCTCAAGGTGGAGGCGAGCATCGGCGTGGCGACGGTCAAGGCCGGTGACGACTACACCGCCACCGACCTGCTGCGCGATGCCGACATCGCGCTGTATCAAGCACGCAAGGCTTCTCGTGCGCGCTACGTCCGCTTCCAGACGCAGCATCGGGAGGAACTGCAGCGCCGGCAGCGCATCGAAGAGGAACTGCGGCGCGTTCTCGACACCGACACCGATCAACTCGAGATCCACTATCAGCCGATCGTGTCGACCGTCGACGGCGCCCTGGTGGGCCTGGAAAGCCTTCTACGCTGGCGTCACCCGGAACTGGGGTCGATCTCGCCCACCGAGTTCATCCCGCTCGCAGAAGGATCCAATCTCATCGACCGGGTGGGCAACTATGTGCTGGAGACAGCGGCCGCCGAGGTGGCCGCTGTCGCCGAACTCCGTCGGGTGATGCTGTGCGTCAACGTCTCCCGACGGGAGCTCACCAATGGCCAGTTCCCCGACCGGCTCCGGGACACGATCACCCGCTCGGGCATGGACCCCGCCGCGTTCTGCCTGGAGATCACCGAGAGTGCACTGGACCCGCTCGACGGAGACCTGCTCACCCTGTTGCGCAACGTGCGCGAACTCGGAACACACGTGTCGCTCGACGATTTCGGGACCGGTGCGTCGTCGTTGAGCGAGTTCTACCGCCTGCCGGTCAGTGTCCTGAAGACCGCGAAGTCCTTCGTCGACGCTCTCGACGAGCACCCGAGCGCCACATCGATCCTCGCCGGCATCGTCACCATGGCGCACGCGGCCGGGATGCGGGTGGTCGCCGAGGGAGTGGAGACGGAGTCGCAGGCCGCCACGGTCGCCGAGGTCGGTTGCGACCTCGCGCAGGGCTATCACTTCGGGCGTCCCGCCCCGCTGGCCGACGTGATCGGGTCCGGAGTCCGGATCCGGGCGAATCCCGGTGTCTGGGAGACCGGCTGA
- a CDS encoding IS110 family transposase — MIVQGTSVGLDVHARSVVAHAIDEDTGQVIRETLVPDAATIVSWLQGLAPPVRVAYEAGPTGFGLARAITAAGMECVVAAPSKLQRPAGDRVKTDARDAAHLAKLLRLGEVVAVSVPEVGTEAARDLVRAREDARSDLMRARHRLSKLLLRQGIVYSGGKPWTGVHQRWLQRQRFELPLLQAAFDNDLDAVLSVTARRDRLDELIEQTAATDPWRAVVTRLSCLRGVSTLTAFALAVEIGDWSRFSGATIGSYAGLVPSEYSTGGTRSQGSITKAGNAHVRRLLVEAAWQHRRPYATPGQTMRRRWEAATPAARARGHAGNRRLHKRWQQFDRRSKHPCVANTAIARELAGWCWSLAVLDD, encoded by the coding sequence GTGATTGTTCAGGGTACAAGTGTCGGATTGGATGTTCACGCACGCTCGGTGGTCGCTCACGCCATCGATGAAGACACCGGGCAGGTGATTCGGGAGACCTTGGTCCCTGATGCGGCGACCATCGTCAGCTGGCTACAAGGCCTGGCCCCGCCGGTGCGGGTGGCCTATGAGGCCGGTCCGACCGGCTTTGGATTGGCGCGGGCGATCACGGCGGCCGGGATGGAGTGTGTGGTTGCCGCGCCCTCGAAGCTGCAGCGGCCAGCCGGGGACCGCGTCAAGACCGATGCCCGAGACGCTGCACACTTGGCGAAGTTGCTGCGCCTGGGCGAAGTGGTGGCGGTCAGTGTTCCTGAGGTGGGCACCGAAGCCGCACGGGATCTGGTCCGCGCCCGCGAGGACGCCCGCAGCGACTTGATGCGCGCTCGGCATCGATTGTCCAAACTGCTTCTGCGACAGGGGATCGTCTACTCCGGCGGGAAACCCTGGACCGGTGTTCATCAGCGGTGGCTGCAGCGTCAACGTTTCGAGCTGCCGCTGCTGCAAGCCGCCTTCGACAACGACCTGGACGCGGTGTTGAGCGTGACCGCCCGCCGTGACCGCCTCGATGAGCTGATCGAACAGACCGCGGCCACCGATCCGTGGCGGGCGGTGGTCACCCGGCTGTCGTGTCTGCGGGGCGTGTCGACGCTGACCGCGTTCGCTTTGGCGGTCGAGATCGGCGACTGGTCACGGTTTAGTGGCGCCACGATCGGCTCCTACGCCGGGTTGGTGCCCTCGGAATACTCGACCGGCGGGACCCGCAGTCAGGGATCGATCACCAAGGCCGGTAACGCCCACGTGCGGCGGCTATTGGTCGAGGCGGCCTGGCAACACCGACGCCCCTACGCCACACCCGGACAGACCATGCGCCGCCGGTGGGAGGCTGCTACACCGGCTGCCCGCGCCCGTGGCCATGCCGGCAATCGTCGGCTACACAAGCGCTGGCAACAATTCGACCGCCGCAGCAAACATCCCTGCGTGGCCAACACCGCGATCGCTCGTGAGCTCGCCGGCTGGTGCTGGTCGCTGGCGGTGCTCGACGACTAA